A genome region from Maridesulfovibrio salexigens DSM 2638 includes the following:
- a CDS encoding exodeoxyribonuclease III, producing MKIYSWNVNGYRAVIKKNFNEWFEQSNADVVMIQETKAHPDQIPDKNRNIEGYESLWNWSKVKKGYSGTACFTRQPVLSHSFGLTDEKYQGEGRVVLMEYEQFYLFNIYYPNGQMSDERLEYKMGFYDSFLEYAEELRKKKPIVVGGDFNTAHKEIDLKNPKANSERSGFLPIERAWLDKFIEHGYVDTFRMFDDSPGKYSWWSYRFNARKNNAGWRIDYFFVSEELKHNVKNAWIESDIMGSDHCPIGIELSFP from the coding sequence ATGAAAATTTATTCATGGAATGTTAATGGATATCGAGCTGTTATCAAAAAGAATTTCAACGAATGGTTTGAACAGAGCAACGCAGATGTGGTTATGATTCAGGAAACCAAAGCCCACCCGGATCAAATCCCGGACAAGAACCGCAACATTGAGGGGTATGAATCACTCTGGAACTGGTCCAAGGTAAAGAAAGGATATTCCGGCACAGCCTGCTTTACTCGCCAGCCGGTGCTTTCGCACTCCTTCGGCCTTACCGATGAAAAATACCAAGGTGAAGGCCGGGTCGTACTGATGGAATACGAACAGTTTTATCTTTTCAACATCTATTATCCTAACGGGCAGATGAGCGATGAACGCCTTGAGTACAAAATGGGGTTTTATGACAGCTTCCTCGAATATGCTGAAGAACTGCGCAAGAAAAAGCCCATTGTAGTCGGTGGAGATTTTAATACCGCACACAAGGAAATCGACCTGAAAAACCCCAAGGCAAACTCGGAAAGATCAGGTTTTCTGCCTATTGAACGAGCATGGCTGGATAAGTTCATCGAGCACGGATACGTAGACACCTTCCGCATGTTTGATGACAGCCCCGGTAAATATTCATGGTGGAGCTACCGCTTCAACGCCCGCAAAAACAACGCCGGGTGGCGCATTGATTATTTCTTTGTCTCTGAAGAACTGAAACACAACGTTAAAAATGCTTGGATCGAATCAGATATCATGGGGTCCGATCACTGCCCCATCGGTATAGAATTAAGCTTTCCTTAA
- a CDS encoding FkbM family methyltransferase, whose translation MSRQEILEQLKKNNGAWRIIPSVIKNDQGEPEFDMLLANAEMQDPGTASLNFRETRCGGFEYASRAFLHAHLEPGDLFIDVGAHFGLYTLTAAKKYPGKINVLAIEPHPENLKRLSMWCEFNECVQNVKIAQCAASSQSGQSELIQNSSMGHSLVPQPGNRNQGKPISVRLETIDNIVRQAGFMDSKERIFLKIDTEGHELATLMGGLDILKTGRVAAIIWEKGHFHNSEKGIKEFASIMGLLRDMGYESYRFPHEDMGGPLVPYSPSHELCNVISIDRSLTPLPVYDQPWTAHTIMSPSMRPPVSENFMIGFTEQLIKDKKTDCGRWSRWDMLGTEADLRAGMAGQLVPENSSVLDAGAGMMLLRDYIPESSTYTPLDIVARNRNTIIADLNQQQFPEQDFDVICALYLLEFIHEPQLFLDWSFKHADKLILIYHPLVPGREVSKRRQAGFFNDFNINKLKLMVEKAGWKEVRISDITFGQACFECLK comes from the coding sequence GTGAGCAGACAGGAAATCCTCGAACAACTGAAGAAAAACAACGGTGCATGGCGGATCATTCCCAGTGTCATTAAAAACGACCAAGGTGAGCCTGAATTTGATATGCTGCTGGCAAATGCTGAAATGCAGGACCCCGGCACTGCTTCCCTCAATTTCAGGGAAACCCGCTGCGGAGGATTTGAGTATGCATCTAGGGCCTTTCTGCATGCCCACCTTGAGCCGGGAGACCTGTTCATTGATGTCGGAGCCCATTTCGGCCTCTACACCCTGACTGCTGCCAAAAAATACCCGGGAAAAATAAACGTTCTGGCAATTGAACCGCATCCGGAAAACCTTAAACGGCTGTCTATGTGGTGCGAATTTAATGAATGCGTGCAAAATGTGAAAATTGCCCAATGCGCGGCTTCTTCCCAAAGCGGACAAAGTGAACTGATCCAGAATTCTTCCATGGGACACAGCCTTGTTCCCCAGCCCGGAAATCGCAATCAAGGAAAGCCGATTAGTGTCCGGCTGGAAACTATTGATAATATTGTCCGCCAAGCCGGATTCATGGATTCCAAAGAACGTATTTTCCTGAAAATAGACACCGAAGGACATGAGCTGGCAACCCTCATGGGCGGACTGGATATTTTGAAGACAGGTCGGGTTGCAGCCATAATCTGGGAAAAGGGGCACTTCCACAACTCGGAAAAAGGCATCAAAGAATTTGCATCCATAATGGGCCTGCTGCGCGACATGGGGTATGAATCATACCGCTTCCCCCACGAAGACATGGGCGGACCGCTGGTCCCATACTCCCCAAGCCATGAGCTCTGTAATGTAATAAGCATCGACAGATCACTGACTCCACTGCCTGTATATGATCAGCCTTGGACAGCACATACGATCATGTCCCCGAGCATGCGCCCCCCGGTTTCTGAAAATTTTATGATCGGCTTCACCGAACAGCTTATTAAGGACAAGAAGACCGACTGCGGCCGCTGGTCACGCTGGGATATGCTCGGCACAGAAGCCGACTTGCGCGCAGGTATGGCAGGCCAACTGGTTCCCGAAAACAGTTCCGTACTTGATGCCGGGGCCGGGATGATGCTCCTGCGGGATTATATTCCGGAAAGCAGTACCTACACCCCGCTGGATATTGTAGCCCGCAACCGCAACACAATTATTGCCGACCTCAACCAACAGCAATTTCCTGAACAGGACTTTGATGTCATCTGCGCCCTTTATCTGCTTGAGTTCATCCACGAACCGCAACTGTTTTTGGATTGGTCCTTCAAACATGCTGACAAGCTCATTTTAATTTACCACCCGCTTGTACCGGGCCGGGAAGTCAGCAAGCGCAGGCAGGCCGGATTCTTCAATGACTTCAATATCAATAAATTAAAACTAATGGTTGAAAAAGCAGGCTGGAAGGAAGTCCGCATCAGCGACATCACTTTCGGTCAGGCTTGCTTTGAATGCTTAAAATAA